ATGATTATTGCAGGTCTGTAGCGTGTGGTCTTGTAGTGGAATAGAGGCTGGTACAATAGGATTTATTGCAGCCCGGATTGGGGATAAAGATTTTTTTTTCATGTTTGTGTTTTAGGTTCTTAGTTTTTATAAAAAATAATGAATAATCAATTATACAGTTATGCAAATTTACAACCGGGGCAATCAAAAAGAAATATCATAAAATAAATATTATATTAATGAGAATTTTCTATTGGTTTTTTTGCGCTTTTTACAATGTTTTTAATAAATGTGGATGTAAAATTGTATTAATCTGTTAATAACTATTATTTTTGCAAATATACGATATTAAAAAAAACACACAATGAGTCAAAAAAATCTGACTAATAAAACTTCAGCTGAGGGTAGAGAAATATGCCCTGTCCAAAAGCTTTTAAAATCCATTTCAGGGAAATTGAAACCGGAAATACTGAATTTGGCAATTAAGTCAACTTTGCGTTTTAGTAGTTTGCTGCGTGAAATAGAAGGAGCTAATAAACAATCATTATCCATTGCATTGAGAGAATTGGAAGAAATGAATTTATTGGAGAGAGTGGTCATCAGGCAGAAGCCTTTACACGTAGAATATAATCTTACTAAAAAAGGAAAAGCATTGATTCCCATTTTTCAACAATTAGAAGGTCTCATATAAAAGTGGAACTTTAATTTGCTTTCAGATAAAATAGATATTAATTAACAAGCCGGTTCTACTCAGAACCGGCTTGTTAATTATTTGCACGAAGAATTTAAAGGATTGTTGATATAATCTTTCCCCTGAGGAGGTTGTACAAAATAAGGTGTTCCATAAGTATTTCCTGAGCGGAAAAAATCAGTGGAAATCACCTGGGCACCACTGCTGAAAGCTGCTTTAGAACGGGTGAAATCATTGGTTTTTGCTTCATAGGTTTCAATATCTGATCTGGTTCTGACTATAAAACCCTGCTTTACCAGATTCTGTATCTCTTTCTGTCTTACAATGGCGTTATCCCGTAGGATAAATCCTGCGAACGAATCATCAGGTTCACTGTTCAGGAACATGACTCTTTCTTTTAATGAACCATCTATCAGATAAGGATTGTTTTTTGAAGGTAAAGTTCCGGCACTTCCTGGAAGCAGCATAAAAATAAATTTTCCTTTGCTGTCATCCAGTTTAGGCCAGTTATTGTGGGTCACAGCTTCTTTGAGTGTATGGTATTTACCCTGAACCTCTTTAGGAGTGATGATCTTATCTTTGCCAAGGTATTTTACAATTTCTCCATCCAGATCATCATAGGCTGCTTTATCAAAAGGAAGGACTTTTGTGCTGTTTTCAAGAATTGGAAATCCTGAATCTTTTGCTTCAATCATCATAAAAACAGGAGAGTGCCCTGGATGCTGATCAGACCATGTTTTAAGAGCTGTAAGCGCATCTTTTAATGTCGGATAATGAGTTCTGAAATCGATATCTGCCATATGCAGTACTTTGAAACCCGGCTGATCCATACCTTTTGTATTGAAAGATGCCAAATCAGTGACTCTTTTGGCCTTTAATACCTCATACGTGGCAGGATGGCTGAATCTGCTGCCTTCCGGGTCATAATAGACGTCTATTTCCAAGCCTCTCAGATTGGCATTGAGCTGTTCTGTGAAGTCAGGATGATTATAATTCAATCCTTCTTTCAAGTCCATTCCGTAAGGATGGTACTCTTTAAATTTAGCTTTTTGCTCTTCAGACATCATACTGCTGTATTTCTGCATCATTCCGTTGATGATAGGAGTTACCAGATCCAGTACTTTAGGATCTGCCGGCTGGGCGTATGAATTATGAGTTCCTACAATCTGCAGTTGATTGATTCTTATATTCTGGCATTTATCCTGTGCCTGCAGCAGTGCTGTCATACAAAATGCAGCTCCATATATATACTTTTTCATATGAAAAAAAACTTTTGATTAAAAATTGAAATTGAATCCCAGCTGCCCTCGTATTCCTGAGTAAGAAATATTTTCTACACGGTCTTTTGTTCCCATATAATAGCGGTTGGGTTCATTAAAAATATTGTTCAGTTCAATAAATAGGCGGACCTTCTTTGTAAGACTGTAAGAAGTGGAAAGGTCTACCGTAAAGTTTTTATCAAAATACTGATAATGATCTGCTCCCGCAGCAGCTCTGATTTCGCTTACATAATTTCCTTTATAATTTCCGGCTAGACGGATCATCAGTTTACTGGTTTCATAGAACAGGATGGTATTGAAAATATGCTTTGCCTGATTTGGAATGGTGGTAGACATCGTTCCGGTTTGCTTGCCGTTTTCGTACACCGGCATATTCATTTTGGAAGAGATGTAGGTGTAATTTCCTTCAAAACCGATGTTTTTCAAAAATCCGGGTAGGTTTTCAAAACGTTTGGATATTCCGAATTCAAAACCGAATAGTTTGGCTCCTTCCAGATTTTTAGGAGCCGTAAAAGTATAAGTTCTTCCTGCCAGGTCTACCACAGACTGGTCTTTGTAAATAAGATTGG
The window above is part of the Chryseobacterium sp. MA9 genome. Proteins encoded here:
- a CDS encoding helix-turn-helix domain-containing protein gives rise to the protein MSQKNLTNKTSAEGREICPVQKLLKSISGKLKPEILNLAIKSTLRFSSLLREIEGANKQSLSIALRELEEMNLLERVVIRQKPLHVEYNLTKKGKALIPIFQQLEGLI
- a CDS encoding phosphatidylinositol-specific phospholipase C domain-containing protein; the encoded protein is MKKYIYGAAFCMTALLQAQDKCQNIRINQLQIVGTHNSYAQPADPKVLDLVTPIINGMMQKYSSMMSEEQKAKFKEYHPYGMDLKEGLNYNHPDFTEQLNANLRGLEIDVYYDPEGSRFSHPATYEVLKAKRVTDLASFNTKGMDQPGFKVLHMADIDFRTHYPTLKDALTALKTWSDQHPGHSPVFMMIEAKDSGFPILENSTKVLPFDKAAYDDLDGEIVKYLGKDKIITPKEVQGKYHTLKEAVTHNNWPKLDDSKGKFIFMLLPGSAGTLPSKNNPYLIDGSLKERVMFLNSEPDDSFAGFILRDNAIVRQKEIQNLVKQGFIVRTRSDIETYEAKTNDFTRSKAAFSSGAQVISTDFFRSGNTYGTPYFVQPPQGKDYINNPLNSSCK